One Zeugodacus cucurbitae isolate PBARC_wt_2022May chromosome 3, idZeuCucr1.2, whole genome shotgun sequence genomic region harbors:
- the LOC105219974 gene encoding transcription factor glial cells missing isoform X1: MIKNNKLLAQYHTPSPAPLKLRTEISWDINDVIIPVVNEFDEFDEWVDGHRRLVYSATNEDAKKHSSGWAMRNTNNHNINILKKSCLGVLYCTAKCKLPNGSNINLRPAICDKARRKQQGRQCPNRNCSGRLEIQPCKGHCGYPVTHFWRRANNVIFFQAKGTHDHPKPEAKGSTEARRLFGSSRRIRNTSIMLTHGKITRSNKHRCTNNYLKHPQHDMHTVEEAKNITNYCSIYESCHSVVPLSQKQENLEQSRLLTPESTPFMSSNLCFNTTTFADNSNFNQTAAPSNFHRHENTFTMLENCPPSSAKKSSVSLYYSPSMQCQQLQNMTNKSKVIELNSAGETQFHTPLYHEPLRINENYDDTSSVTSSSGYNSDDYYYPCFVPCSTSSSSLTLAGNQRQELARSVAYFAAQTTEIYNTVFEPVSMQQIQIPHVSRDLHFDFVEEYQNTNSYEKNIENLQTQYQHSTFESNTNSEFYYCNSGNDNAWNFCI, encoded by the exons atgataaaaaataataaactgttGGCACAATATCACACACCAAGTCCAGCACCATTAAAGTTGCGGACAGAAATTTCTTGGGACATTAATGACGTGATTATACCTGTTGTAAATGAATTCGATGAGTTTGATGAGTGGGTCGATGGTCATCGCCGTCTAGTTTATTCGGCAACTAATGAAGATGCGAAAAAGCATTCATCCGGCTGGGCTATGCGTAACACAAACAATCACAATATCAACATATTAAAAAAGAGTTGTCTGGGTGTTCTTTATTGCACCGCCAAATGCAAATTACCAAATGGTAGCAATATAAATTTGCGTCCAGCAATTTGCGATAAAGCGCGACGTAAACAACAGGGTAGACAATGCCCTAatcg AAATTGCTCAGGACGTCTTGAAATACAACCATGCAAAGGTCATTGTGGTTATCCGGTAACTCATTTTTGGCGTCGAGCCAATAATGTTATCTTTTTTCAAGCAAAAGGTACACATGACCATCCAAAGCCCGAAGCCAAAGGCTCAACTGAAGCACGACGTCTTTTTGGTAGTAGCCGACGCATTCGCAATACATCTATTATGCTTACACATGGCAAAATTACTCGCAGTAATAAACACCGCTGCACTAACAACTACTTGAAGCATCCCCAGCACGACATGCATACAGTGGAGGAAGCAAAGAACATAACAAATTATTGTAGTATTTATGAAAGTTGTCACAGTGTGGTTCCATTGAGTCAAAAGCAGGAAAATTTGGAGCAGTCCAGACTTTTAACCCCAGAATCTACACCTTTTATGtcctcaaatttatgttttaatactACAACATTTGCGGATAATTCGAATTTTAACCAAACGGCTGCGCCTTCCAATTTTCACAGACATGAAAATACTTTTACAATGCTCGAAAATTGTCCACCATCATCTGCTAAGAAATCGTCAGTTTCTCTTTATTATTCCCCTTCTATGCAATGTCAGCAATTACAAAATATGACAAACAAATCTAAAGTAATAGAATTAAATTCTGCAGGCGAAACACAATTCCATACACCCCTTTATCATGAACCCCTCCGAATTAATGAAAACTACGATGACACATCCAGTGTAACTTCTAGTTCCGGGTACAATTCAGATGATTATTATTATCCCTGCTTTGTGCCTTGTTCAACCTCCTCTAGTTCTCTAACTCTTGCTGGTAACCAACGCCAAGAATTAGCAAGGTCAGTTGCATATTTCGCCGCTCAAACAactgaaatatataatacagtATTTGAACCTGTTTCGATGCAACAGATTCAGATACCTCATGTTTCCAGAGACCTGCATTTCGATTTTGTTGAAGAATATCAAAACACGAactcttatgaaaaaaatatagaaaatcttCAGACCCAGTACCAGCACTCTACTTTCGAAAGTAACACAAATTCCGAGTTTTACTATTGTAATTCAGGTAACGATAATGCCTGGaacttttgtatttaa
- the LOC105219974 gene encoding transcription factor glial cells missing isoform X2, translating to MSYVFFNKFKLILLYEFNWITLFLEGQKKIGKNCSGRLEIQPCKGHCGYPVTHFWRRANNVIFFQAKGTHDHPKPEAKGSTEARRLFGSSRRIRNTSIMLTHGKITRSNKHRCTNNYLKHPQHDMHTVEEAKNITNYCSIYESCHSVVPLSQKQENLEQSRLLTPESTPFMSSNLCFNTTTFADNSNFNQTAAPSNFHRHENTFTMLENCPPSSAKKSSVSLYYSPSMQCQQLQNMTNKSKVIELNSAGETQFHTPLYHEPLRINENYDDTSSVTSSSGYNSDDYYYPCFVPCSTSSSSLTLAGNQRQELARSVAYFAAQTTEIYNTVFEPVSMQQIQIPHVSRDLHFDFVEEYQNTNSYEKNIENLQTQYQHSTFESNTNSEFYYCNSGNDNAWNFCI from the exons ATGTCTTacgttttctttaataaattcaaactTATTCTCTTGTAcgaattcaactggataacGTTGTTtttggaaggccagaaaaagattggaaa AAATTGCTCAGGACGTCTTGAAATACAACCATGCAAAGGTCATTGTGGTTATCCGGTAACTCATTTTTGGCGTCGAGCCAATAATGTTATCTTTTTTCAAGCAAAAGGTACACATGACCATCCAAAGCCCGAAGCCAAAGGCTCAACTGAAGCACGACGTCTTTTTGGTAGTAGCCGACGCATTCGCAATACATCTATTATGCTTACACATGGCAAAATTACTCGCAGTAATAAACACCGCTGCACTAACAACTACTTGAAGCATCCCCAGCACGACATGCATACAGTGGAGGAAGCAAAGAACATAACAAATTATTGTAGTATTTATGAAAGTTGTCACAGTGTGGTTCCATTGAGTCAAAAGCAGGAAAATTTGGAGCAGTCCAGACTTTTAACCCCAGAATCTACACCTTTTATGtcctcaaatttatgttttaatactACAACATTTGCGGATAATTCGAATTTTAACCAAACGGCTGCGCCTTCCAATTTTCACAGACATGAAAATACTTTTACAATGCTCGAAAATTGTCCACCATCATCTGCTAAGAAATCGTCAGTTTCTCTTTATTATTCCCCTTCTATGCAATGTCAGCAATTACAAAATATGACAAACAAATCTAAAGTAATAGAATTAAATTCTGCAGGCGAAACACAATTCCATACACCCCTTTATCATGAACCCCTCCGAATTAATGAAAACTACGATGACACATCCAGTGTAACTTCTAGTTCCGGGTACAATTCAGATGATTATTATTATCCCTGCTTTGTGCCTTGTTCAACCTCCTCTAGTTCTCTAACTCTTGCTGGTAACCAACGCCAAGAATTAGCAAGGTCAGTTGCATATTTCGCCGCTCAAACAactgaaatatataatacagtATTTGAACCTGTTTCGATGCAACAGATTCAGATACCTCATGTTTCCAGAGACCTGCATTTCGATTTTGTTGAAGAATATCAAAACACGAactcttatgaaaaaaatatagaaaatcttCAGACCCAGTACCAGCACTCTACTTTCGAAAGTAACACAAATTCCGAGTTTTACTATTGTAATTCAGGTAACGATAATGCCTGGaacttttgtatttaa
- the LOC105219973 gene encoding uncharacterized protein LOC105219973 isoform X3: MDWYPEEDEEDLMYSPALLARRASESWIVEPPIEITPINVTLQRKKSLPDFQDLPRATEAMSREEVSALGSARREAVRRQIEINERLKANPLLYIFSPQVKDWFSRQQLVLLVLFVNILLGYLFVKMLT, encoded by the exons ATGGATTGGTATCCTGAAGAAGATGAAGAAGATTTAATGTATTCGCCAGCTTTATTGGCTAGAAGAGCATCTGAGAGCTGGATCGTAGAGCCACCGATCGAg ATCACGCCTATAAATGTAACTCTTCAACGAAAAAAATCGCTACCCGATTTTCAAGATCTTCCACGTGCCACGGAAGCAATGAGTCGGGAGGAGGTATCTGCATTGGGTTCGGCAAGGCGTGAAGCTGTTCGTCGCCAAATAGAAATTAACGAAAGACTAAAAGCGAatcctttactttatatttttagtcCACAAGTTAAG gatTGGTTCTCTCGACAACAATTGGTGCTACTTGTGCTTTTTGTGAATATACTTTTAGGCTACCTCTTCGTGAAAATGTTGACATAG